In Leptotrichia sp. oral taxon 221, the DNA window ATCCTCTTTCTTTTAATTGGATAATTATATTTTGAATGTCTTCTACTGCAATAGGGTCAACTCCTGCAAAAGGCTCATCCAGCAAAATAAAATCTGGATTTGTAGAAATCGTTCGAGCAATTTCCACACGTCTTCGTTCCCCTCCTGAAAGTGCATACCCTAAACTTTTTGCAACATGTGAAAGTTTAAATTCTTCAATCAAACTTTGCATTGTAGCAATACGTTCTTTTTTAGGAACTCCACGCATTTCCAAAACTGAAACTATATTTTCTTCCACAGTCAAATTTCTAAAAACGGATGCCTCTTGTGGCAAATATCCAAGCCCTAGCCTAGCCCTTTTGTACATCGGAAAATCAGTTATATCTTCTCCATTGTACATTACACGCCCACTATTCGGCTTAACGATTCCTGTTATCATATAGAATGTTGTCGTCTTACCAGCTCCATTTGGTCCCAAAAGTCCGACGACTTCTCCCTTTTCCATACCTAAACTAACACTTTTTACAACTTCTCTATTTTTATAGATTTTCTTTAAACTGTCAGCCTCTATACTAATTTTTCTAGACATAACATCTCCTAATTTTTAATTTTTATGATACTATGGATAATCGTCTAAACAGTTAAAGTTAACTAATTAAACGATTATCATTATTTTTACCTAAAATCTTTTTGAGTATTCTACTCCATTATATCTCAATGTAGCAGTTCCTCCCTTACCACTTTCACTTCCAGCACTCCATGATATTGGAATATCAATCGCTTTTTTATGAACATTTATTCTTACTGAACTTGGCAATTTCCCACCATTTTCTGGATAATAAATGTTACTTGCAGCTCTAGCAAGCATTTCTCTAGTACTTTCTGTTGGAACTTTTACATCAAATGATTTATCCGAAGAATCTGTACCTGCTCTTGCAGTTGCAGTCATTTTTACATCCTTATCTTTACCACCGTAAAATTGTTTATTAACTTTTCCACTTGGAGATAAAATAGTTGAATTTGATGATTTCCATTTAACATTAACTGGTACTCCATTATCAGCTGTTTCTGTTCGTGGCAATACAATTTTACCTTTTTCATTAGCATTTTCTATCGTTAATTTCCCAATAACATTTTGTACAGCTTCCTTATTTTTTGGATCTGATTTACTTTGTTCAACAGTTCCGTTATTAACTTCATATTGCATTTTAATATTTCCAGAATTTTCCAATATTCTTCTATCCATATCGTATATTGCTCTATCTGAAGAAATTTGAGTTTTCCCTTGATATGTTTTAACATGACCATTCAACCCAATTTTCTTAGTTTTCAAATATATTATTGCACTATCAGCACTTGTATTTATATTTTTAAATTGTGGTAGAGTACTTATAATTTTAACGCTTTTCTCAGCATGACCTTCTCCTTTATTCATGTCAAACCAAACAAAATTAGCAGTTAATTTCGTATGATTTTTCAAGTCAATCATAACTTTATCTCTAGCTAATATTGTATTTTTAGCAATGTCAATTTCATTATATTGAGAATCCATGATTACGTCTTTATAAGTCATGTGAACATTATTTTTTATTTCCCCTCTTGTGATACTCATATTTTTAGAATTTTGAGAAATAAAATATAATTTTGCAGTTTCTCCTGTAAAGTTAACTGCTTCTGCTTCCACAAGTGGCGTAGGATCTGTCATAAAGTTCTTAGTGTTTCCACGGATTTTACCTTTTACATGTCCATCAAATTTAAATTCCTTCTTCTCAAAACTTCCTTGACCTATATCAGAAGTAACTCTATCTCCTTGCACACTCGTCAACACCATTTTATTAGCGAATATATCCTTAACGATCGTATTCATTCTACCATTATCTCCGCTAACAGTAAAGTTTTGTTTAGTAACCGAGAATTTATTATTAAATGTCGCATCACCTGTTTTAAACAAATATACTAATCCAGTCCCTTTCATATGGTAATCTTGATAATTCATCGTATAATCTTGATTTGTTGTCAAAACTTGATTTCCCATATCGTAAACTGCCGATTGGTAAGTTCCTGTTGTTTTTTGTGCAAAATGTTCAAAAGTACCATTTCCATCTCCAGTAACAATCTTCTTATTTTCATCATAAAAAACATGCTGACCAGTAACTCTCATTTCTCTACCAGTATACTGAACATTTCCTAAAGCATCAACCTGTTTTTTCTTTAAGAAATACGAACCTCTATCAGCAACAATATGACTCTCTTTACCCATATAAATCACATGTCCAGCAGCGTCTATTCTTTCTTCCTTCATAAAATAATTAGCTGTATCAGCTGTAATTGTATTTTCTGGATCTTTATACTTAACATTTCCAACTGCATTACCTATTTTATTAATATCGTCATATCTCATAGAATCTGCACTCAACGTTTTATTAGCCTTCAAATCACGATAAATAGCATGTCCTTGTGCATCAGTAATTTTATTAATATCATCGTGATGCATTCTATCAGATTGAAATTCTCTTTGATTACTAATTTCCTTATAGAATACATGTCCTTCTGCATCCAAAATTTTATGAACTTCATCATATCTCATTTTATCAGCTTTTACTTCTTTTGACTTTTGTGGATCTAGTTCTTTATAAACCACATGTCCTTCTGCATCTAAAACCTTATTCGTACTATTATAAATTGCCTTATCAGCTCTCATATCTTTCTTTTGCTTATGATCTTGATAAATAACATTTCCTGAACCTACAATAGTCTCAAATTTCGTTGTTGTCTCAATTTTATTAGCTTCCAACTGAGTCTTATCAACATTATTAAGAACTTTCGTTCTTGTATTTGAAATTATCAAATCTCCCTGTTTCTTGTAATCAACCTGTTCCGTATACAAATTCCACTTATTATCCTTCGATGTTCCAAAAACCTTTCCTTTCAAAGTAACATCAAGCGTCTCTGTATTCAATTCACCTTCTTTTGATTTTACAATCATATTTTTTTTCAGCATATCAATTACAACATTTTTAAATTTTACAATTTTATCTTTATCCGTCCCACCAACTTGCTCATCAGCGTAAACAATTACTTCATCTCTCAATTTATAGACAACTTTTTTCATTTTCATTTCTTTTTGTAATTGCTCAACTGGCGAACCAATTTTTTTATAAAATACAGCATATATAAAATATATCAGTATCAGCAGCAATCCTGCATACGTTATTTTTTTCCACATTATTTTTTCTCCTCTAATTTAGCCTTTAATTCAGATAAAAATTTTAATGCTTCCATAGGCGTAATATTATTTATATCTTTTTCTTCAATTTCATCAATAATATCGCTCATTACTTCCATTTTCTCATCTGCTTCTTTTTTCTTTTCATCTTCGTCATCATCAAATCCTAGATTTTCTCCAAAAAGCGACAATTGATGAACATTTACCGTTTTCTCAATAAGCTCTTTTTTCTGCTCCAATCTCTTCAAAATCTTCTTACTTTCCTTCAAAATCTCCTTCGGTAAACCCGCCAATTTAGCAACTTCAATACCATAAGATTTATCCGCTCCACCTTTTACAATATTTCTTAAAAATATCACTTTTCCATCTTTTTCATTGACTTCAATTCTATAATTAACAATATCATCAAATTTATTTTCTAAATCTGTCAATTCATGATAATGCGTCGCAAATATCGTTTTTGCTTTAATTTCATTGTGAATATAAATTGAAATCGCCGTTGCAATCGAAACTCCATCAAACGTCGATGTCCCTCTCCCAACTTCATCCAAAATAATCAAACTTTTTTCAGTCGCATTATTTAAAATGTTAGAAACCTCGCTCATTTCAACCATAAATGTACTTTGTCCTGACAAAATATCATCTGAAGCACCTATTCTCGTCAAATATTTATCCACTATCGACAATTTAGCCTCTTTTGCTGGAACATATGAACCAACCTGTGCCATAATTGATATTAAAGCCACTTGCTTCATGTAGGTTGATTTTCCAGACATATTCGGACCTGTCAATACTACAAATCGCTCTTTCTCTTTTAATTTCGTACTATTCGCTATAAAGTCAGACCTTCCAATCAATTTTTCTACAACAGGATGTCTCCCTTCCACAATTTCCAGAATATCACTATTTTCCAACATTTCCGGTTTTACATAATCATTTTCAATAGCTATTGTCGCAAATGAGACAATTACATCTAAATACGCCAATTTTTCAGCTAAATTAGTCAAAATATTTCTTTCATCCTTAACTTGCGCACTAATCTCTTTAAATAAATAATACTCCAAATCAGAAATTTTTGCCTTAGAATTTATTATCGTATCCTCATATTTTTTCAATTCTGGAGTTATGAATCTTTCAGCATTTGCAAGAGTTTGTTTTCTTGTGTAAGTCTCTGGCACTAAATCTAAATTAGATTTTGTAACTTCTATAAAATATCCGAAAACCTTGTTATACTTGATTTTCATATTTTTAATTCCCGTAGCTTCTTTTTCCCTTTGCTCAATTTTTAGCAAAAAGTCCTTTCCAGAATTCATTATTTGATGAATTTCATCTAATTCCTGATTGTATCCCCTTTTTATCATGCCACCTTCTCTTACTGTAAAAGGTGCATCCTCATCAATGCTCTCATCAATCAAGACATATACATCATACAATTTTTTCACATTAATCTCTTCAAAAAAATTAGTTTCTTTTAAAATATTCATGATTTCAATCGAAGATTTTAAAGTATTTTTCAATGCTAGCAAATCTTTCCCATTTTCATTTCCAAAAATTATTTTTCCTAGCAATCTTTCTAAATCATATACATTATCTAATTTTTCTTTCAAATCTTCTCGAATTAAAATATTATCAATAAAATATTGAACATCTTTTTGTCTTTTTTCTATCTCTTTCACATTTAACAACGGATTATTTATATATCTTTTCAAAAGCCGTGTCCCCATAGAAGTCTTACATCTATCTAAAACCCACAAAAGCGACCCATAAACCGTCTTTTCTCTCTGATTTTTTGTCAATTCCAAATTTTTTCTCGTAATCGAATTTATTTCCGCATAATTAGAAGTATTTAAAAACTCGATTTTTTCAACAGTCAATTCATTTTCAAGTTGCATAGTTTGTGCATAATCTAACGCCATAGCTGCTGCTCCAATAACAGCCTTTTTATCTTTTATTCCATAACTTTCCAAAGAGATTACACCAAAATAATCCATTAAGAATTTATTACCATCACGTGTTTTCCCGACTATACTTACACTAGCTTGATTTTTCTGAACGTAATCGTCTATTTGCTCTCTCACATCTTCATAAAATGAATCTAACAGCAAAATCTCTTTAGGCTCTATCTTATTCAATTCATTAAATAATTTTGAATAATCTTTTTCCTTCTCAATTTCTGTTACCTTAAATTCTCCAGTCGTAATATCAATGTACGCAATCCCTATTTTTCCATCAGCTTCTCTTATACTAAGCAAATAGTTATTACTTTTAGAGTCCAACGAATCCACATCAACAACCGTCCCAGGTGTAACAACCTTCACAACTTCCCTTTTCACAATGCCTTTAGCCGATTTTGGGTCCTCTACTTGCTCACAAATCGCTACTTTATAGCCTTTTGAAACCAATTTCGTTATATATGAACTCGCCGAGTGATACGGAACTCCTGCCAAAGGAACATTTGCATCCTTTTCCTTATTTCTAGATGTCAAAGTAAGTCCTAACTCTTTTGAAGCCTTCACTGCATCTTCAAAAAACATTTCATAGAAATCACCTAATCTAAAAAATAATATCGAATCTTCATAATCTTTTTTTATCTCATTATACTGCTTCATCAATGGTGTACTTGCCATTTTTTTACCTCTGTTTCATTATTAATATTTTACAGATTAGTATAGCATAATTTAACGGTTTTTTCAATTTTATAAAGCGTTTCGCTAACAAATATTACAGAAAAAGACTACCTAAGTAGCCTCTTCCCCTAAATTTATTCATTTTTATATCGCTGTTACATTAAATGAAATTGATTCTAACACTCTTAATAACGCACTTGTTGTGTCCAATGATGTTAAACAAGCAATTCCTTGCTCACTTGCAGCTCTTCTAATTTTAAATCCGTCATTTGTCGCACTTTTTTTCTTAGCCGCTGTATTTATAACCATATCTACATAACCTTTGTAAATAACATCTAACACGCTATATCCATAATGAGTTTCATCAATTTTACCAACAACTTCAACTCTACTCAAACCATGTTCTTTGAAAAATTCCGCCGTTCCTTCTGTCGCAAGAATGCTGTATCCCAACTCATAGAATCTTTTAGCCAATTTAAACGCCTCTTCTTTAGCCGCTCCACTTATTGTAAACAACACACTTCCTTGATCCTTAACTTTAATTCCAGCCGAAATTAATCCTTTATACAATGATTTTTCTAAAGTACTGTCACTTCCCATTACTTCCCCAGTTGATTTCATTTCAGGTCCTAATGTCGTATCTACATCTTTCAATTTTTGGAAACTGAACACTGGAACTTTTGTATGAATTGTATCTCCAGAAGGAATTAATCCTGTTTTATATCCTTTACTTACCAATGTTTCTCCCAAAATTCCTTTCATAGCCAAATTTGCCATTGGAACTTTTGTGATTTTACTTAAGAATGGAACTGTTCTCGAACTTCTTGGGTTAACTTCAAGTACAAATACTTCACCTTTACTAATTACATACTGAATATTCAACAATCCAATAATATTCAATCCTTTAGCCAATCTAACTGTATACTCAACTAATGTGTCAATTTGTTCTTGTGTCAAACTTTGTGGAGGATAAACTGCTATTGAATCTCCAGAGTGAACCCCAGCTCTTTCAATATGCTCCATAATTCCAGGAATTACAACTGTTTCCCCATCACAAATCGCATCCACTTCTATTTCTTTACCAACCAAGTATCTATCTGTCAACACTGGATGATCAGGCGATACTTTTACTGCATTTTCCATATAATGTCTTAATTCTTCTTCTCTATACACGATTTCCATCGCACGACCACCTAAAACATAAGAAGGTCTAACCAATACTGGATATCCAATTTCAGCAGCATTTTTTACAGCTGTTTCTGTATCAAATGCAGTTTTTCCTAATGGTTGAGGAATATTCAATTTATGAAGCAACTCTTCAAATTTATCTCTATTTTCAGCATTATCAATTTCTTCTAACGCTGTTCCAAGTATTTTAACACCATGTTTAGCTAATTTTTCTGCCAAGTTAATCGCTGTTTGTCCACCAAATTGAACTACAACTCCTTCTGG includes these proteins:
- the lptB gene encoding LPS export ABC transporter ATP-binding protein; its protein translation is MSRKISIEADSLKKIYKNREVVKSVSLGMEKGEVVGLLGPNGAGKTTTFYMITGIVKPNSGRVMYNGEDITDFPMYKRARLGLGYLPQEASVFRNLTVEENIVSVLEMRGVPKKERIATMQSLIEEFKLSHVAKSLGYALSGGERRRVEIARTISTNPDFILLDEPFAGVDPIAVEDIQNIIIQLKERGLGVLITDHNVRETLRITERAYIMAEGTILISGTGEQIANDETARRVYLGDNFKLD
- a CDS encoding LptA/OstA family protein, with translation MWKKITYAGLLLILIYFIYAVFYKKIGSPVEQLQKEMKMKKVVYKLRDEVIVYADEQVGGTDKDKIVKFKNVVIDMLKKNMIVKSKEGELNTETLDVTLKGKVFGTSKDNKWNLYTEQVDYKKQGDLIISNTRTKVLNNVDKTQLEANKIETTTKFETIVGSGNVIYQDHKQKKDMRADKAIYNSTNKVLDAEGHVVYKELDPQKSKEVKADKMRYDEVHKILDAEGHVFYKEISNQREFQSDRMHHDDINKITDAQGHAIYRDLKANKTLSADSMRYDDINKIGNAVGNVKYKDPENTITADTANYFMKEERIDAAGHVIYMGKESHIVADRGSYFLKKKQVDALGNVQYTGREMRVTGQHVFYDENKKIVTGDGNGTFEHFAQKTTGTYQSAVYDMGNQVLTTNQDYTMNYQDYHMKGTGLVYLFKTGDATFNNKFSVTKQNFTVSGDNGRMNTIVKDIFANKMVLTSVQGDRVTSDIGQGSFEKKEFKFDGHVKGKIRGNTKNFMTDPTPLVEAEAVNFTGETAKLYFISQNSKNMSITRGEIKNNVHMTYKDVIMDSQYNEIDIAKNTILARDKVMIDLKNHTKLTANFVWFDMNKGEGHAEKSVKIISTLPQFKNINTSADSAIIYLKTKKIGLNGHVKTYQGKTQISSDRAIYDMDRRILENSGNIKMQYEVNNGTVEQSKSDPKNKEAVQNVIGKLTIENANEKGKIVLPRTETADNGVPVNVKWKSSNSTILSPSGKVNKQFYGGKDKDVKMTATARAGTDSSDKSFDVKVPTESTREMLARAASNIYYPENGGKLPSSVRINVHKKAIDIPISWSAGSESGKGGTATLRYNGVEYSKRF
- the mutS gene encoding DNA mismatch repair protein MutS — its product is MASTPLMKQYNEIKKDYEDSILFFRLGDFYEMFFEDAVKASKELGLTLTSRNKEKDANVPLAGVPYHSASSYITKLVSKGYKVAICEQVEDPKSAKGIVKREVVKVVTPGTVVDVDSLDSKSNNYLLSIREADGKIGIAYIDITTGEFKVTEIEKEKDYSKLFNELNKIEPKEILLLDSFYEDVREQIDDYVQKNQASVSIVGKTRDGNKFLMDYFGVISLESYGIKDKKAVIGAAAMALDYAQTMQLENELTVEKIEFLNTSNYAEINSITRKNLELTKNQREKTVYGSLLWVLDRCKTSMGTRLLKRYINNPLLNVKEIEKRQKDVQYFIDNILIREDLKEKLDNVYDLERLLGKIIFGNENGKDLLALKNTLKSSIEIMNILKETNFFEEINVKKLYDVYVLIDESIDEDAPFTVREGGMIKRGYNQELDEIHQIMNSGKDFLLKIEQREKEATGIKNMKIKYNKVFGYFIEVTKSNLDLVPETYTRKQTLANAERFITPELKKYEDTIINSKAKISDLEYYLFKEISAQVKDERNILTNLAEKLAYLDVIVSFATIAIENDYVKPEMLENSDILEIVEGRHPVVEKLIGRSDFIANSTKLKEKERFVVLTGPNMSGKSTYMKQVALISIMAQVGSYVPAKEAKLSIVDKYLTRIGASDDILSGQSTFMVEMSEVSNILNNATEKSLIILDEVGRGTSTFDGVSIATAISIYIHNEIKAKTIFATHYHELTDLENKFDDIVNYRIEVNEKDGKVIFLRNIVKGGADKSYGIEVAKLAGLPKEILKESKKILKRLEQKKELIEKTVNVHQLSLFGENLGFDDDEDEKKKEADEKMEVMSDIIDEIEEKDINNITPMEALKFLSELKAKLEEKK